The window GCCAACCACGATGGGTCCAGATGAACTCCAGCATCGGTGCCGGCAATAATGGGACCCCGCGCGGAAGCGATCGCGATATTCCTGCCACGAGAAATGTTGCACCCGGGCTCGACTACGATGCAAAGTGGCAGGCGCCCGCTGTCTTTCCAGGCGTATAACTGGGATAGCGTGTCATCGTCAGAGCCCCCGTCCACAATGACCACTTCGTCGGGCGGGCGTGTCTGTTGGCTAAGCGACTCCAATAACCGCCCGATAGAGTTGCCCTCGTTTTTCACTGTTGCGATGACTGATACCGAGACCGTCAGTTGTGCACCTCCTGCCTAGTCGGGCATATTATAACGGTTTGATGCGGTTTCGGCAACTGGTCGCTTTCTGTTAGATGGGCAGAAGTGTATGCAGCATCAAAACACATAACAAGGAGTTGAAAAACTTGTATTTTGCACACTGGACAACGAATGATATAATTAAAACAATCAGTTCATATCTTTTTATGTGTCTGTGCGTCTCCAAAAAGAGAGGAATAAGGTGCGGATATGCGTGTTCTGGTAGTAGATGATGATCCACCCAGCGTCAAGATGATTTCCTTTCTCTTGCGTGAGGAAGGGTATGAGGTCTTCAGCGCAGATAACGGGACGACCGCTCTAGAATTGGTTAATCGCGAGCAGCCGGATCTGGTGATCCTGGATGTCATGATGCCACACGTTGATGGCTTCGAAGTGTGCCGGCGGATACGCCAAAAGCTGGATGTTCCCATTATTTTCCTCTCAGCTAAAGGCGAGACAGCGGATAAGGTGGCTGGGCTGCAGTTAGGAGCAGATGACTACTTAGCCAAGCCCTTTGAGCCAGCAGAGCTGTTAGCTCGGGTGAGAGCGGTGATGCGTCGAGCGGAGGTTTTTGCGGGCGAAGAAGCGCAGGTACGCTTGACCGTAGGGGATATCACGCTTGAACCGGTGAACAATCGGGTAGTATTTGCGGATGGCCGAAAGGTAGATCTGACACCGATTGAATTCAGGCTTCTGCACTGTCTGATGCGCAATGCGGGTCGTATCCTGAGTCATGATTTGCTGTTGAATGCCGTTTGGGGTTATGACTACGAAGGTTATAGCAACCAGATCGCCGTGTATGTACACCGCTTGCGCTTGAAAATCGAGGAGGATCCTGAAAATCCTAAATACCTACTCACAGTACGTGGCCTTGGATACAAATTCGAGCGTCCGTGAAGGTTTTGCCATTCGGGTTCACGGCGCAAATCCACGGGTCCGCAGCGGTATCCAATATACGAGGTATGCTTCCATTTGCAATCTAATACTGTGTTTTTGTGGGGAGCTCTATCAAGTATCGGAAAGGGGAGCGGAGAATGAGGGTTAGAGCCCTGATAAGTGTAGTTACGTTTGGCATGCTGTTTATCTTTTTATGTGCGGCTACCCAGGTCAGGGGCATGACCATCGAATCAACGCTGATGGGAGCCAGCCTCCAAAGTTGGTATGATTTTCAACCCAGTGGGTGGGTTACAACCACTTTGGTGACCTGTACGATCGAAGTTTACCACCCGGATGGGTTTATTGACGAAGCCGAGTACCAATACCGCACGGGAGATGCTTGGAGCAACTGGGTTGCAGAAAGTCTTCAGATTGTCATATTGGATACCACAAGGCGCCGTTTGACTGTCTCCAATCTATTTTTCCCTCATTCTGCTACCGAGGATCAAAATCAGATCAGGTTTCGTATCAAGTCCTCACTTGACGAGTGGTTAGAAAGCAACGCCTATTCTGTGCGCGTAGATAGAGTTGCTCCTGACTCCACTGTGGCTGTGGCTTCTTGCTATAGCTCTACTATGGAGATTAAGGGTGTGGCCAGCGATTCTGGCTCTGGAGTACAAGTTGTGGAAATCGCCTTGCAGCGCGCTTTGG of the Chloroflexota bacterium genome contains:
- a CDS encoding response regulator transcription factor produces the protein MRVLVVDDDPPSVKMISFLLREEGYEVFSADNGTTALELVNREQPDLVILDVMMPHVDGFEVCRRIRQKLDVPIIFLSAKGETADKVAGLQLGADDYLAKPFEPAELLARVRAVMRRAEVFAGEEAQVRLTVGDITLEPVNNRVVFADGRKVDLTPIEFRLLHCLMRNAGRILSHDLLLNAVWGYDYEGYSNQIAVYVHRLRLKIEEDPENPKYLLTVRGLGYKFERP